Proteins encoded together in one Salvelinus fontinalis isolate EN_2023a chromosome 6, ASM2944872v1, whole genome shotgun sequence window:
- the LOC129856754 gene encoding protein asteroid homolog 1-like produces the protein MGVRGLTSIVKDQGAILTDYRFRNSKVVIDGCTLYHSLYFNPRVDQHHGGDYDHFEDQVCEFFKALRDCSIEPYVIIDGGSDHTDKKFETLRKRVQSRIKQANHLSMGLKERGLLPIFVKQVFKQVLSSLKVPFAQCIFEADQEIASLAQRWNCPVLSNDSDFYIFDIQAGYLHLPHFKWQNASVQGWSSQNYIPCKRYTTTSFCRHFNINRQLLPVFAAIAGNDYVNLDKMGFSIKFEGYPPMEPNWKRGVVFFKELLKWLASFQEQQEALDNVPRLIVSGNNQHNMDAALQALSLSIETYQLQPSCLERFFNDGKAPDPCLLPDHLSVLPDWTLLPLMKGTLPSYMIYILLLRPVLQAVQVEDHSLPSGNITSRPIRQVFYGLLLGERGEVEEYDREGMNLTSSMVEAILPSAAQQLLLDTLDQVCIHVI, from the exons ATGGGCGTCCGGGGTTTAACCAGCATTGTAAAGGATCAGGGAGCGATTTTAACAGATTATCGCTTCAGAAACAGCAAGGTGGTCATAGATGGTTGTACTCTGTACCACTCTCTTTATTTTAACCCACGTGTGGATCAGCATCATGGAGGGGATTATGATCATTTTGAGGACCAGGTCTGCGAGTTCTTTAAGGCTCTGAGAGATTGTAGCATTGAACCTTATGTGATTATAGACGGAGGCTCCGACCACACCGATAAAAAGTTTGAAACTCTCCGAAAACGAGTTCAATCAAGGATCAAGCAAGCCAACCACTTGTCCATGGGGCTTAAGGAGAGGGGTCTACTACCAATCTTCGTCAAACAAGTCTTCAAACAGGTCCTCTCCAGCCTGAAGGTGCCGTTCGCACAGTGCATCTTTGAAGCAGACCAAGAAATAGCCTCCTTGGCTCAAAGGTGGAACTGTCCGGTCCTGTCCAATGACAGTgacttttatatttttgacatccAGGCAGGATATCTGCACTTGCCCCATTTTAAGTGGCAGAACGCGTCTGTGCAAGGCTGGAGTTCTCAGAATTACATCCCCTGCAAGAGATACACCACAACAAGCTTCTGCAGACACTTCAACATCAACAGACAGCTTCTCCCAGTCTTCGCTGCCATCGCAGGAAACGACTACGTCAACTTGGATAAGATGGGCTTTTCCATCAAGTTTGAAGGCTATCCGCCGATGGAACCCAATTGGAAGCGCG GGGTTGTCTTCTTCAAAGAGCTGCTGAAATGGCTGGCCAGTTTCCAGGAGCAGCAGGAGGCCTTGGACAATGTGCCCAGACTCATCGTTTCTGGGAACAACCAACACAACATGGATGCTGCCCTCCAGGCCCTCTCTCTGAGCATAGAGACATACCAGCTTCAACCCAGTTGCCTGGAGCGGTTCTTCAATGATGGCAAGGCGCCTGATCCATGCCTTCTCCCAGACCATCTGAGTGTCCTTCCAGACTGGACCCTGCTGCCGTTGATGAAGGGGACACTTCCCTCCTACATGATATACATTCTGCTGCTGAGGCCAGTGTTACAGGCTGTCCAAGTGGAAGACCACAGCTTACCCAGTGGGAACATCACCTCTCGGCCCATACGGCAGGTATTCTACGGGCTGCTGCTGGGTGAGAGGGGGGAAGTGGAGGAGTATGACAGGGAAGGCATGAACCTGACCAGCAGCATGGTTGAAGCCATCCTGCCCAGTGCTGCACAACAGCTTCTGCTGGACACACTGGATCAGGTGTGTATACATgtgatatag